The following is a genomic window from Chanos chanos chromosome 1, fChaCha1.1, whole genome shotgun sequence.
ACTCTCAACTCCGgccctgagggccccctgtcctgcatgcctttgttttaacttttgactaattgatcagtggaatcaagtgtatcagtcctgagctcaggactgtgtttgactgtaaaCCTTGATAGAATGAGTTATATTATGGTGTAGTTTTATGGTATACTTTGAATTACAATACGTTATTTCCACAAATCTTGTTTGTGCATATTTCTTAAATGAAATTTCTTGGTTATCTGTTTCATAAGAGTAAACTAGGGAAAATAATTCAAGATTTTTCAAGATGTGCAATCCATTGCTGTACCATAATGGACTGGATAGTTAGTATGATTCTTCTGTTTTCAGTCCATGGGTGTCATGAACTGAGAATACATTGAATACAGACGCAGACAATCTTTATTCTCAATCCAAATTTTGGTCAATAAACAGGCAGGGTTTAGTACACAAAGCACTGACTACTGGGGACTAGGCAGATCTGATGTCAAAAACAAGTTAGGGTCAATACACTGGAGAGCTAACAGTGAGAACATGGACTAACAAGgccaacaagaaaaaaaaaaaataacagcaacaaGGAAATTTAGGAAATGAGGAACATGAAAACACTGGGGTATATATATGGACAGATACAATGAGGGAACAAACTGAGGACAAGTGCACACAATAATCAGGGAACAAGGTGATTAGCCAGTCAGATCCAACTtagctctgattggccaggagactgtgagatagagacagagacctgacagtactcccccccatccccccacccccatccccataATGTGCGACTCCTGAAGagcagcaaaacaaaatgcatcagGGACATTTGATAGTGATCACTTCCATTGAGCTGAATCTTTGATGTATATGAACTCTGTTTGAACATGCATGATATCTATCACTGTTCATGCAGTTATACAACATTGCGGATATAATTTTGATACAGTAAAGATCccagatttttttattattattattattattattattattattattattattattattattagctaTGAATTTCTCTTACTGTGTAGTATTATGACATTCCAGAGATCTTTCTATAGTCATATATTGCTGATATGCATGTGTTAATACAGCAATTGTTACAGCAAAAATACTTACAGATGGAACATGGATTATTCATCTGCATTTCCACTCTCAGTTTGGCATATTTACTGCCTTTTTTCTCCTGCTACAGAGCAAGTGTCTCCAAAGCAAAGTTGCATGTGCAGAGACGCACTATTTCTTTAGTTTTGCCTGCAACGGTGCAGATATGCTATTGATGATTGGAGTTGGTGAAGCATGACGATGGTCTGGCAGACCCTCCCAGAATACAGACAGTTTTGGTCTTTGTGACAGCTGACCCAGATACCCAGAGTTTCAgagaattttgtttcttttgctttctgttGCTTTTACTCAAAAAGACCGTCAAAAGTTATCAAACACGCTGATCCAACTCAttaataaatcaaaacacaatacacatatacgtgcacgcacgcacgcacgtccacacacactcacacacacacacacactgacccctgGTGAATTTgacatcagacaaacacaattacaaaaaaGCAGCTGACTCAAAAACAAAGCTAAATatacatgaaacatttttttcacagtattcCAGGACACTGAGTTTAGTCATCCTTCAGACCATCAAGAAATGGTAGCATAAGCCTGCGGCGTGtgttgaataaaacaaggcaGTCAAGGCAGTGGAGGGTATCATGTTTTCTCATGGTGGCTATTGCCAAAAAGCTAGCTTGGGACAGCAACAGTAATGCAAACCATTGTCCACCTTTTCCTTCTCCATTTAGTCCTGCTACGGCCTCCTTTGTCTGCAAAGACATATTGAGAGTTGAATGTCATGagcctctctcctgtcctgagTGACCATCAGTTTGTAACTTCATCACTCTGACTTTGGTTCtgtataaaacatgaaaatttcCGAaactataattttttttttttaattttaaacagAATAGGGTGGATGTTGTGGATAGCTGAAATGAGTGATGTAAAGAGTGCGGTAGacactgtttatttatatgAAAGATAATCGACCAGTGGGAGTTGCAAGGGGTTGTCAGAAAAATCTTCTTCTAAAATTCAATATATGATTCTAATCAGAGAGTATATTGCTTGCCGGGGGCATACTTTACACACTGCATATTTAAATTTTGCTAATGTTGTTTTAAAAGCACATGAATTGCCACCAGAAGAGGACTCGGGCAGGACGTTCTCTTTCAGCAATGCAATCACTTTTTGACTCAAAGAAGAAAAACCTCTACATATGCTCTGTcaattgtgttctgtttttctttttttcttttttttttatctttgagtGTGTCAAAAACGTCGTTTGTTATGACAATTTATAGAGTCAATGCTTGTCCCATGTTCATATAAATATCACGTTTTAAGGTGTGTGCAGATGGTTTAAAATATGCGTGAGGTCCTGCAGAGTATGTGTACAGTTTTACAAAACTTCAGacaacatttcataaacattatgtaaatatttaagaatGTGAGATATTGATGTGAGATATTGTAGTGATAGCATTACAATGGCTTTATTTGattctgaaatatatttaaagaTTGATACAGGAGATGGGTTGGTGCTGCTCGCTCCCCTCACAGAGTAATTGAGTACCGATGCTTTAGAAGCTGATTACTCCAGCAAGCGTCCTCCTCCATGGCCAAAATAATGGTATTGATCTTTATCTGCTTTCAGCTTGCTCATTGTCATTTAAttcatgtctttaaaaaaaacgatTCTCAAAGCATTATAAAACATGATACATAGATGAGAAGGACAGTTGTTGATTCAGACACTGAATATTTATTAAAAGGAATTGCTGAATGGATCATCTTAAAAACAAGTGATTATAGCACTATATTTgcaaagaaaacatatttctaCTCAATAAAATCATGACATTCACAATTGTCAAgcataattatatttatatagcaAAAATGAATCCTTTGAAATTCACAAATAATAAGTATTATGCTTATTAGAGTACTCATAGACAGATTGagaattttcaaaagaaaaaatgattttgtttatttctcccAACAGTCGCTGGCCACAGTCATTCAAATAGTACTTCATGACATTTTCCAGTAGCTGGGACTTGACAGTGATTACGATAGTCTGGAAATGCAAGCCTGTAATTAGAAAGCAATAAATATCATATATTGGGTTGACGCATAAGTTCACTGATcatgaaaattaaaacaaattaaaaccacATCTTGTTTCTGTGGGATGTGCCATCCAATATATGGACATGGTACAACTTTTTACCCACTTGTTTAAACTAAGTAAATCTGATAATAATACATTTGCAGACCTAACAGTCTCATTTTTGCGGCAAACAGCAATAATTTAACTCAATGTCAGCTGTTCTCATTGACTTCAATCATTGCTTTTCGCGACAGTTATTAAAATCAATGAGACAGTTTTCGGATTCTCACACTAGGTAGATGGAAGTGCACTCACACAACAGCTAAGTGAAATATGTTGCAAATGGCCAATATATTCATCAAGGGCCCCATTTACATAACAGATAGCAGACAAATAGTTTGCTTTTACTCTCAGAGTGAAAGGACAGACTGACATATGTAGCGTCAAACTGACAGAGGGCTTTATTTTGACCAAAGAAAACACGGGCCACTCGACTGATATAACATGTTTGATAAACCCAGAGAGTTTTATTTATCTTCCCAGAAATAGTTTCCTTTGTAGATTAAGTCATCAGTCAAGGGATTCTTGGCCAATATCCTACACTGAGATTTTTAAACAGGAtaacattgtgttgttttgtggaGAGGCTTGACGCATGTCATTACCATGCTTCAAACCACAGTAGTCTGAATGTTTTGGTATTCACCACTCATATTGTCAATACTGTTATCTCATAAAATCAGCATGTACAAACAGGATATGCCCCAGTTTGTTAAGCAATAAGATTAACGTCCATCGAACCAGAGCCCAAGGCAGTGAACAGTTATTTTACTGATGGTGGTATTACAGCTCCAGCAGGCTACCGAGTGCGGTTGCACTCAGAGAACCTATTGCTGAGTACATGTTATTTCTCATCTGGACAGTGCATTTAGtagaatgtatttattttaaacctgACCTGGTGGTTGTGcttgagagagaacatgagagaagATGAATCTTAATAACATAACGTCAGGAAAATCCACTTGAATGAATATTGCATAGCctcaacatttattttaaattatactGACTAAAAATAAATCTGTATCACACGCTTTAGTAGCCTGTCATTTTTCTTGCAGTGTCAAAGTGTCCTTTTTAGCTTCATAACATGGTCTGTGCTGGCTTAGCCTCATGTTTGCACACCATTTTTCTCCTTTCGTATTTTGGTTCTCTTCCATATTTAAGCTTTTTTGTTGTCTTATTTACAAGGCACTGGATGAAGTTTTTATACAGTTCAAAGAATAGTTTGGGTCTATGCAGTTGACATTATGTgtttaaatcatatttaaaaaaagttaGAAAATTGTTTATTTCACTTGTGAATGTGTTCATTGCTGTAAGTGCGTTTAACATGTGATACTCTATGGGGCTCTGTTCTGGGACATTTGCTTTTTCCCTAACCATTTACATTTTAGTGACATCttccatgataaaaaaaaagtgtcattctTTTCATTAATCAAAGCTTGTGAATTCTTTAATAGTTTAACTGATGTTCCCTCTCTTGGGGAGACAGTAGATCGTAAGCACAGTGAggtgccaaaaagaaaaatgtgctGTGAAGAACAACATTTTAAATCTGATCCTCCTCTATGAGAAATAAAACTCAAAAGTGCTTTCAACGCAGAATCACAATTTTTCCTTACATTAGCCATAAGAAGCTGAGTTTCTTAGATAGGAGAGTGATCATGTTCCAGGTAAACAGAATGTGGCATATTTGCTGATCATTAAACTATTCACGTAGTCAAGACATTTTGCAGAATCTGTGAGCCATATATAGTTCATACAtagcaggcacacacacacaacccattTTGAACATATGTCACATGCAGAGGAGAGCTTATTTTTAGGCCtggtttttaaaaagtaatgaGCACTTTTTAGTTTGAGTAAACATCTGCAAAAttcctaattaaaaaaaaatgaattgttgTTGACTGAAGGAGTTGAAactgttgtattttttgttccttgcaatacacagaaaaaaagacagctgagCTACCTCTGAGGAGACTGCCTCTCAAATAATATGTTAAGGAAAGTAACAAATGGAGTTAAGCTTAAACAAATTTTTGAGGCATTTTGCACTGTAATTGGTGAACACACTGACCACTGGATGGGTCAGCAATTGCACTCATGCTAACCTTGGAAACATGCAGTCATCTTAGCAACAGATGTATTTTCATGTATCAAAAAATTTTCTACGATGCAGAAAGAACATAGCTGCAATGGCAGTGTTCTTCATGCTATCTTCTTTTCACTATGATGGTTTTTGAAAGGCTAATTCAGATTTATGAAACACTCATTTGAGTGAAAATATGTTTACCTGCAGTGTTAGTTGCAGTTGTTGCCTTTGACAAGGAAGAATGTTCCAACTGCCACTCCCAGCAGCCCTACAGTCAGACCCACTCCACAGAACACAGATGGACCAATACTGGGCACAGTAACCTCAGAATCTGcgtctgttaaacacacagacacacacacacacacacacacacacacacacaattcaactGATTTATATTTACTTGTACGTACTGCTATAATCATCAAACCTTTGAGATGACTGCaataaatgaagaaacacatacattttcaaaaatggaAACACATTCTGAATATTTGCacttgtttatatttattcattaatctATACAGTCtcctattctctctttctttcttggttttatttctttactgttctatttattttatctaGTTAGTTAGTTTATTCGTTTATTgatttacttctctctctctctcccttaaaaTACCATAGTATACCATATTATAAAGAACATTCATATTTACTGTTTAACTACAGTACAACAGTGGCTgctgggggaggaggggggggtctACATTAACGAAGTTACTTTTGATTAATTCTTTTAGCTTAACATTGCCATGATTTCACAGGCTACGATCTTTGCACATCCTGGACTCTTAAAACCTTACCCGAACAGAATTATCAGGCCCTGTGcacagactggaggagtctgGCCAGGTACCAAATGTTGTGAGATatactgtttttgttcttttttttttttattttatttatttatgtggtatttttttatgtttgccaCTTGTCCTCTCCAGGGAAAGTAGTGAAAATGATGTAAGCTAAAGTATCATGTACTAAATCAAGAGGTATCCACACTAAGTATTCAGATCATTATGGAGTAGTGTTGTTTCAAACATAGACTCACCCCACTCTCTGGTTAGAGGTTGCTGCAGGCCCTGATGCCTCACTGTACAGGTGTAGATGTCCCCCTGTTCTGGAGTGAAGCTCAGTGTGGAGAACACATTATAGCTGCCATCCCTGTTGGGTCTAAACTGACTAAGAGCCATACCCTCTGTCACCTTCTTATTGTTCTTTGTCCATTCTACCGTGAGTGCAGGAGGATAGAATCCAGTCACATGACAAATCAGTGTGTTCCCCACACCATGTGTCACGTAATCTCTGGGGTAGATGGAGCTCACAGGTGGTTCTGAGAATACAACCATGGGTTCATCAGGCACTTATGGCAATATGACTGCAACATCAGAACAGGTTTTGATTTTCTGGTGTGATATTAGCAATACAAGATAATTAGGGCTTACCAATTACTTCCTCTGGATTATTGTTAGCCTTAATAGCAGTTTTTATGTTCTGCAAACAGACTTCTTGGTTGTTAACAGCACCTTCATAGGTTCCTTCTTCATAGCTCAAAGGATCTGCAAAGCCAGGCAGTGTCATCaccatttttttctcagtgaaatCGGCATGCGCCATCTCTTCCCCATCAAGTCCAAATATCTTCTCTCCATATTTTGaatcaaaacagtcatttaGTGCTATGTCCACGTGATCTCCTGAGAGAGATTAAAAGATACTTACATTagtacacacattacacaatgaAAATCACTTGCTCAGATTTATTGGCCAAGTATGTTAGCACACACAAGGAATTTGATTCAGGCAGTTGGTGTCTCTCTAGTACTACAGACAGTGTACAGACAATGTACATATTATATATGgacaatacaatatacagtgTACATATTATTTACAGACAATACACCATATACAAGCAATATACAGATTGTGTTAAACATCACAATATACATGATAtacataaagtgtgtgtggtagtgcaaacaacagtaatgtgcaTCATGTATGGTAATGTATGGGTATTCGTACAATATGGTTTTGTAGATGTGAAGCAGACTGTGATAATTATCTGAAGAAGCAGGGGTAGCTATGGCATAACAGATGATACTGGTCAGCTATTTATGAGGTTAATGGCATGATGAAAGAAACTGCTCTTGTGTCTGGTAGTTTTGGTGTACAGGGATCTGTAGCACCTGCCAGAAGGGAGGAGTTAAAAAAGGTTGTGTCCAGAGTGTGAGGAATCTGTGCATGCATTCATAGTGTTGCATAATGACACTTTGAATAATTCTGAATTACTGACCTTGAAATAACACAAAAAGGCTTTAATTTGTAAGTGTTATCTTGAACTTATTATCTTTTTTGTAAAGTCAAATATTATGGAAGTGTTGCTTCGATTTATAGATTTCAATTTTAACGACAAACAGAAAGTAGCAACAATCTTTGAATCTGTACTGATTAAACTTTTATACAGCATTTTAGCAAGCTTTTATCAGTTTGTTACACTGAACTGTGCTTCTTTATTCAGAACTCAGTGAAAAGCTGTATTG
Proteins encoded in this region:
- the LOC115824895 gene encoding HLA class II histocompatibility antigen, DP alpha 1 chain codes for the protein MMRLYIFVLAIFSAVVSTKAEEPPVSSIYPRDYVTHGVGNTLICHVTGFYPPALTVEWTKNNKKVTEGMALSQFRPNRDGSYNVFSTLSFTPEQGDIYTCTVRHQGLQQPLTREWDADSEVTVPSIGPSVFCGVGLTVGLLGVAVGTFFLVKGNNCN